ccagtactgaggagacagaaacaggaagattttTGGTGCTCCCGGGCttgccagcctagcctaatcagcaagCCCCAAGCCAATGAGATATTatgcctcagaaaaacaaaatagatgaaGTATATGGTACCTGAGCAACAACACCTGGGTTTACCCTCTGGTTCCTACACatatgtacacctgcacacatatagtTAGCAAAATAATCatacacgccgggcggtggtggcgcacgcctttaatcccagcactcgggaggcagagccaggcggatctctgtgagttcgaggccagcctgggctaccaagtgagctccaggaaaggcgcaaagctacgcagagaaacactgtctcgaaaaaaccaaaaaaaaaaaaaaaaaaaataatcatacaCAAGTTATTCTTACTTCTtctgatacatatatatggagtATAGCACCAAATCCTAACTTGGACTTTTGAGTAAATTTAACAGCATTTCTCTAATATTCTAAAAGATACTTCATGACTGAAAGTGATCAGTGATGGATTGTGTTTAGGTACATTACCATATACAATGGATAAAATCAGTGTGTTTGACTTTCTTTAACCTAATACCCCCCAAACTGATACTTATGGCAGGAACTCATTTACAGAGTTTTCAGATGTTCACAATATATCAAACCTACATATATCTCTTCAGCCTTGTAAagaaaatggggggtggggggaatctcTTACTCCTTAGTGCCAGTTCAAAAACTCTGGGGATGGTCTCTGGCTGACCTCGCTGAGAAAATGCTCCTGTCTTTGGACTGATTTTATTACATAATTGATATAAACTAAGTCACAATTGCCTACCTCCATGAACAGAAAGTGCTTTCTAGTCAGACAAAACCATCAGCTTATAGCTTCTAAAGCAAACTGCCCTCAGAAGCCAGTGAGAAATAGTGATTGTGTTGTTAATGTAATAACTCTCTTCAGGGTGTACTTTTATAAAGTTTAAtaaatttttgagatttttcaaaATCTAAACATGACTTCGAACATTTGGAACAGTAAATTGAACCTTACACATAATTGATTTAATAAACCTAGGAAGATCACAGTCTCTATGTTAACTCAAAACTAAAATGAATGCTGCTTAGATCTTATAAAAAGGCTGTGTTTATTGTAATCTGGTGATGACTTCATGGCAAACTGAAGATTGTCTTAACAGTTTAGTGAGACTGATTAACTGTAGGGTTTATGCCAccaacatttttctttaagaagacTAAAATTTTGAACATGTCTCTAAAAGATAAATGTGGGTTCCCCTCTTATGTAGCTGCTTTCAAATCTTAAGTGCAGGTATTCCTTCTCTGAAATACTTTCAACCAGAAGTGTTTCAGGTTTTGGGTTACTTTTAGATTTGGAGATATTTACATATAAACAACAAGGAGTCTTAAGGATAGGGCCCAAATCCAAAcacaaattcatttatttatcttttcattttgctttaattcattttgtccagtatttctttaaaactttattttgattgtgtgtgcatgggcaaGAGAGAGCATATGCTGTGGCGTGCTATCGGAGGTCAAACACAACTTTTAGTCCTTGGTTCTGTCTGTCTACGTGGTCTTCCTTgtgttccaggaactgaacttgggtcttcaggcaTACTTGCTaaggacctttacctgctgagccattttaaCAGcccttataataatattttttatacttttttgcATGAGTCAATGTTTTATGTTGGTGAATTTTCCACTAGTGGCGTCAGTTTGGAACTAAAAATGGTTCAGATTTTGGAACATTTTGGGTTTTAGCTTTGGGAGGGTGTTCAACTTACAGTAGAATTTTTAGAAAACCCACACTGTTACTGTGGCAGAAGCAACTACAATGAGTTTATTCTCCTTGATTACTTTCTCATGAAACTGAAGAATCAAGTCTGAGAACAGTGTTTTACTCTCTGCTGGGGAAGTAGGAGTCACACAGATCAGTAAAGACTTCAATTAGAATAGAATTCATGTCAGTGTTTGACAACAAAGCATGTAGTGATCATCATCTTATCTGCCTTAAACTATAAAACTCAGTCATCTTTAAGAACATTTAGATTAACCTGTATTGGTTACATTCTTTAAAAGTTAGAAGTGAGGTTTGGCATCAGACTTAAAACTAGAGTTCTTTCTCTTGTTCAATAATCCATACTAAACGGGCAGGCTCACATACTATAGTAGTATAGAAAGCATATTTAAACAGTAGTAGgaaattctgattttaaaatatatttctaaatgtgTGAACTGAAAAACCTTGTAGTAAAGTAGCCTTAGCATTCCGTGATTTGCGATAATTGTTAATGTATTGAAAAGTTAGGTGATGATTTGTCAGGCAGAGCTGTTTTGGGGAAGAATGCCATTAGCTAttgtgaaaaagaaagagaatgttgTAGCCCTTACATGTGTGAGAGTAGAggaaaaaatgaaactgtttcaaaacaaaaaaaaaattgtaatgttccccaaaataagcatgtgtaattttatttttaagattactGCAACAGTGTGGAACACTGAAAGTCCCTCCCAGAAAGCTGAACTATTTAATCGATGTGTCAAATCTGCTGAAAATGGAAAGGGCACAGGAAAGAGCTCATGAAGAGGACCTGGCTTTACTGCAGGTATGACATCCAAAAAGGCCTCAGTAATTAGAAAGCTGGCGGGAGGGGACTGGGGTAAATTAAGTCATCGTGGCATTAGTCTAGTAATAAATGCAAATTTTGGATTGAGGCTTTTTGTTGGTTCTTGTTGTTTGTTGTAATGAAAGCAAAGCTTTCACTTGAACTTTGGGCCTCTGTAATTGAAGTGCTTGATTTATTTATCTGTGATCAAGTAACAGCCCCAttcttgtaaatattttttttaaatcctttcgtATATATTGATCATGTCTTTTGCCTCCTACagtttctcccagatcctcccaacctccctacatatccaactttatgttctttctctgtctctctcttaagcaaacaaacaaaacccacggACACACATAtatctaaaaaggaaaacaaacacgataatggaaatcaaaacaaataagcagaaGACCAAAACCAAAGAGTCTACAAAAAATACTAtttagtttgttttatgttggccaaATATTCCTAGTCTTGGACAGCCCCATTCTTTGAGTTACTCTATTTTAGCTGAAGTCTCAATATTTTTAATTACCAAGTCTTGTCATTGAATACTATGGAATTCAAAACCTTAGTTCCATACTGTTATGGAGCATTATAGTCATTGTCTCAATTGTTACTATCACTATAGCTCATGTATATTGAGATTTTTCTATCCAAACACACCATAGTTCCATCTCTTATCTTCACATAGTCTGAAGAGTCTAacctttatcttctttttttactCATCTGAGAAAAATGTTGCTTTTCCAACTGAGCCATAAACAAACTGCCTAAAGTTAAATGCCAACCTGTCAGATAATCAGAGCATAATGCTCAACATTCAGCTTTTAATTAGTTGGTAATTTGAACAAGTAAGAAAACCAATGTTAAAGAACtgactataaaaaataaaacaaattggaCCATATATTCCTCAGACATTTGGAAGTAATTTGTAGATGTGGTGGTGTTAGTGTTTGAATGGGCCTTTAGGAAGCTCAGGGTAGTAATAGTTAGTGCAAGAAATATGTTGTGAAGAACATCTAGTAAATCCAACTCATAACTAATTCATTCCCACTTCCCCTGAGTATGAAGAATGATATTGTACAATCCACATATATTATAAACTAATGAGATGTATTTATGGAGTAGTGGCCCTACTTCATACATTCATACTACAATTTCCATCCTGAAGTTACTTCTCTGAGCATCTTTTAGTATTGGTACCACCTCTACCATTTAATAAACAGTGACATGACATTAATATAgggtttttataaatattttagacCATAATAATGGTGAGTATTAGCATTACTATTTGTAACAAACAAGAGTGTTCATAAGCAGGCAATAAATGATAGTGTGGCGTTATGGGAAAATATTTCTAGTGTCCAGTTAAAACTTGATGGTGATGAGAGAAATACAGATGCGGTCTGTGGTTTCCTTGGCGCTCACTCAGAAGAAGTACCACATCCAAGGGGTAGGGGAAGCGGGGTGAAAGTGTGTTGCAATGCAGCATCAATATGACAGGAATGCCCAAGAGGATAACAAAAGCAGTGGGGTGAAATAAACTTGAAATCTTACAGTGATTCCCCTTTTTTCTGCAATGCTGGAGGCTGAATCCGGGGCCTGAAACACTCTGCCGTTGAGTTACACAGCTAggctttttattatattttgcgACAGATTCTTGCTAATTTCCCTGAGCTGACCATCAAATTGAAAtgttcctgcccctgcctcctgaatgcttgaattaattatatatatatgccaccATTCCTAGTGTCATAAAGAAGATCGTCATTCATATTGTATGTAACTTTTCATTTAGTGAGTGATGTGGactgggggagggcagagggcagggtctcactgtgcagccctggctggcctgttaTTCAgctgtctcaaaattaattaattaattaactaattaattaatggatttaaagaatttcaaaatgaGATGTTCCTGGATTTCATGGGTGGTTCTTAGATCCAAAGACAAATGTCTTTACAAGAAGCAAGAGAAAatccagaaacaaagagaaggccATGTCAAGCCACAGGTAAGAGGCATAGTGCAGTCACAAGGAATGCTATCAAAAACCTAAATAGACAAGGGAGAAATCTCTataattttgggttttttgagacatggttttatAGCTCCAAGGCTGTTCTCaaaactcctgattttcctgccccAGTCTTTACATGTGGTtggaagcatgtgccaccatgcccggcttgcccatagaatctttttttcagaaattaaataaaGATGTTTATTGGGGAAACAGACACACAGCAGAACACAGGGAGAAAGGCCCTTCACAAAGCAGGGGGATCTCAGGAAGCTGAAAATCCAGTCTCTTCACCTGGATGGGGTTTTTTTAACTCTCTGAAGACTCTTCCTCCCCTAATTTAGTGGTTGGTCGGTTTGAAGAAAGACAGGATAGCCAGTCTATCAACAAGGAGCCAACTGGGGGTAGAGGGAGTCACAAGGCCTTTGTTTTAAGCTGCCAGGCTTTTATCTCAGATTTGAAGAGTAAGGAAGAAGCTGGCCATCTTGGGAGTTTGCCACCTTTGTTACCTAGCCATGGCCCCTCTCCCTATCTGTCTACCTACCAGGAAATATGTCCAACTCCTAATCCCTCATTTCCCCTTTTTAGAGGTCACCCTAACTACTGTTAGGGGTTTGGGGATAGGGTGCCTACCACTCTAGCTCCTTTGAGCTGTCAAAATGGGTGGTGATGAGGAAGGAGGAACTGTCAGAGGGCCTCAGGGGAGACTGACCTAAGTGACCACAATAAAACTTACGCTCTCCATTGGTGATAGCATGTCTCTTTGGATTGTGACATTTGAGGGAGGTAGCATCTTCATGATTCAGAAGATCTTCGTGATCCTCAGAACAAATTCTGAGGTGAAGGTCCCAAAAATATTACCATCTGGAGTCTTGATagggtttgttttctctgccagtaaaagaattaaaaggcaggaaatagctgagtggtagcacacatcaggaggcagaagcaggaggatctcagaatgaggtctacagaaggagttccaagacagccagggctgaacAGAGAAATCATgtaccaaaaataaatgaatgaatgaatgaatgaaggccGGGAAAATCTTGTTCAGTGAGTAGCAGTGGAGAAATCTGTAACACAGCAAATCAGCATTGGAGGAAGGCTTTTATTGGGgccaaagaaacacatacagTAGGAGAAAGGAAACATACACAGATGATAAAGACCCCCTGCAAAGTAGAGAGGGGACTTGGGAAGCCAAATCCCCACACACTCTCCTCGGGCCTCCAGATAATTTAGAGGGATCATAGCCAAACCATCACCTTTATTTTGGGCTATTGCCATTCCGAACTGTAACAGAGTAAATCATTGCATGCCCCTTTTGATCTGTTAGAGTAGCCATCATAAACTAATATATGTGGTGTTTACTTTATAATTGTCTTAATCCACACTTTGTAAGTCCAGCAGTCAGTTCATAACAGCATGATGCTTTGGAACAGGTTAACTTAACTATGGAATGCAGTTCACAGAATTCAAGCCCTGGAGCATTCGTAAAAACAAACAGCCTACTTCCTTCTACCTAGGAATTCCAGTGACATAAAGAATTGGACAAAAAACCTACTTAGAGGAAAAATAAACTAATCATAACCAATATGGATCCTGACTCAAAGTATAAAGTAGTTTCTGTgtacaaggaaataaaatatgttaataaCATATTCAACATTATGGAACTTAATAGGATTTTAATGTGATACAGATCTTACATAGTGTTAAGTCCTTCATAGTTGTGCATTGAAATATTTACAGATGAAGTACTATGATGTCTAAGATATACTTTAAAATAGTGCAGCTTTAATAACCCAGAAACTGGTTTATACTGTACTTGGTCTGCAATCAGCATATTCTTGTTATTTCGTTaactaatttcattcattttgcatatttgtctttctctataaattaacatatttctttaatttgtaaAATGCTCATACAGTGTTTTTAATCCCAATGCCTAGCATTTCATTCTTTTGGCATATTAAAACAGGCATTCAAATGTTCCtaactaaaatgaaaaatattttcatttttttctggcaCTTGAAATTATATGCTACTTAACAAATGCTGTTGCTTGGTGTCATTAGTCCTTGGGCTCTGCAAGACTCATACAAGGGTTTTCCAGGACCTctgtgtagttggaaggtttctccgaTCTTGCCCAGCCCCGCGGTCCTGCAGCCGCTCggacccaggtaaacacacagaggcttatattatttacaaactggatggcctatggcaggcttcttgctagctgcgcttataacttaacctatttctatttagaagttgccatgtggccgtggcttacctgtactttcacatcttgcttctgccggtgctggcatctctctagactctggctttccccttcttttctctctccttggatttcccacctgcctctaagctgccttgtcatagtccaaacagcttatttattaaccaatgggaacatcatatattcacagcatacagaaagatatcccccagaACCTCTGGTACTTGTTAGCTTCTGTGTTAAGTTTTAAAGAAGCATTGATGGGCAGTTATCTCCTTATCCTATAAAAGTAAGTTTCCTTGTAATTCATGTTATAGTAGCCAAGCAGCTTTCTAGGGGCTCTGTTTTTGAAAGATAAGCAAaagtaaaattgccatttttgtCCAAAGTGTCTTAAAATATAAGGTATTATATGTGTACAGTCTCCTGGTGTTTCATTTATAagacatttactttaaaatattaacttgTCTTTTTGCTTCAGGAAGAAATAGACAAAATAGTAGAGACCACAGAGTCAATGACTGAAAGTATTCAGAGCCTAAAGAACAAGATTCAGATTCTGACAAatgaggtagaggaagaggagcagaaggTGAAACAGGTAATGCTTCAAAACCATATTGCTAGTATTGAACTATAAGTTTTAATGCCAAAGTGTTACCAAGGTTACTTGAATTCTGTAAGGTGAACAAAACCAGCCTTTTGAAATAATCCCTAGCTCTCTTTTATTTAGGAATTTCACCTGGATAGTAATAAGGTACTGTctcttccagaactttctcagaaAAGTCTTAAAGCACCCACACTTCAAGTAAGTACCTTTGCCATACTATTGCTAGgctgtattacacacacacacacacacacacacacacacacatacacatcccacACTCACTCATATAAAACCATATCCCATGTCTTTAAACTAATCCTGTTATAAATTTCTTGACAAATTCCTTTTCTTACTTAGCATTTAATTGAACCCCTTTTCCGTCAGTTCATGTAGACTATTCTTATCAGTATTGAACTAACAGTCAATTGCACAGATATGCCATTGCTGTAAAGTACTGATAGAAATGAGTAATTTTATAGTCCACTCCTTCATATATTTTCACATGTCTATAGAGTCCTAACGACAGGTACATACCTCTCTAACTTTGGACTTTTAACAGTGACGTACAGCCCTTTATGCACTAGCACTGGAGTATTTGACATTCATCTCTACGCTGGTAGTTTGTCTTTCTGCTGAGGAGCTCATGGATGTTGTCATATAAATGCTCATTATCTGTAGTGCTCCAGCAAAGCAGGGATGGGAGAAGGAAAGACTTATTTGAAAATGAATGGCCATCAGTTGATGACTAGTAAAGTGGGGTGGTAGATACTTAAGATTATTATACAGATCTCCAAAGAACAGACATATGACATTTTTTCATCATAAAGTGCTATAATTAATTGTACTGTCTTACCCACAGGAAGAAATTTTGGCAGTAATTCCAAACCAGAATGCTCTTCTGAAGGACTTGGATGTCCTTCATAATTCATCCCCAGTGAAGGACATGTCAGCGTTCATTCAAGAAGCCTATAAGAAACTTGATGGCTCTTAAGGAgttggttgtggtttttgtttttaagcattgTTCCATATTAACTTATTGTTTATGAAttgtaaaaccttcctttttaagacagagtctcactctgtgtgtagcctgggctggcccagTGTCacccatactggccttgaactcacaccaGTCCTGCCTCAGCaatgctgagtgctgggattacataggTGAGCGGCACATCTGGCCCAAAGGTGTACAGCTTAACTGTAATAATACTATAAAGCTGATGTTTGCAGAACAATTACCCCCTGTT
This DNA window, taken from Peromyscus maniculatus bairdii isolate BWxNUB_F1_BW_parent chromosome 21, HU_Pman_BW_mat_3.1, whole genome shotgun sequence, encodes the following:
- the Cenpq gene encoding centromere protein Q isoform X2 — its product is MPGKANASKRKSQQLKRNSKQRADEEVDFPENEVGNTAKRNKSHAGHLSSKATGQAKSINLKRIKVASNKRKTWQPLPKNTEEYLQSMMESVILEILTKNIKGKEQIQCHLNYLKKRLLQQCGTLKVPPRKLNYLIDVSNLLKMERAQERAHEEDLALLQEEIDKIVETTESMTESIQSLKNKIQILTNEVEEEEQKVKQEFHLDSNKVLSLPELSQKSLKAPTLQEEILAVIPNQNALLKDLDVLHNSSPVKDMSAFIQEAYKKLDGS
- the Cenpq gene encoding centromere protein Q isoform X1, whose product is MNFEPHALVVKMPGKANASKRKSQQLKRNSKQRADEEVDFPENEVGNTAKRNKSHAGHLSSKATGQAKSINLKRIKVASNKRKTWQPLPKNTEEYLQSMMESVILEILTKNIKGKEQIQCHLNYLKKRLLQQCGTLKVPPRKLNYLIDVSNLLKMERAQERAHEEDLALLQEEIDKIVETTESMTESIQSLKNKIQILTNEVEEEEQKVKQEFHLDSNKVLSLPELSQKSLKAPTLQEEILAVIPNQNALLKDLDVLHNSSPVKDMSAFIQEAYKKLDGS